A window of Nitrospirota bacterium genomic DNA:
AGGGGAACCACTTCAGGCTTTATGACAAGCTCGGTTCACACCTGATGAAGGCTGACGGCAAGGACGGGACGCTCTTTGCCGTATGGGCTCCGAATGCGGAGAAGGTTTCGGTCATAGGCGATTTCAATGGATGGGATAAATCGTCTCATCAGCTCTTTCCGCGCTGGGACGGCTCGGGCATATGGGAGGGCTTCATTCCCGGCCTCTTAAAGGAGACTGTTTACAAATACCACATCGTCTCAAAGTTCAATGATTACAGCGTGGACAAAGGCGATCCTTTTGCTGTTTCATCTGAACGCGCGCCCAGAACCGCTTCGCGGATATGGGAACTGGATTATAAATGGGAAGACAGCGGATGGATGAAAGAGAGACACAAGAAGAACGCGCTTGACGCGCCTTATTCCATATACGAAGTCCACCTCGGTTCGTGGAGGCGCGTGCCTGAAGATGGGAACAGATACCTGACATACCGGGAGACAGCGCATCAGCTCGCGGAATATGTAAAGGAGATGGGCTTTACCCATGTTGAACTTCTGCCTGTAATGGAGCACCCGTTCTACGGTTCATGGGGATACCAGACGGTCGGATACTTCGCACCAACCAGCAGGTACGGCACACCACAGGATTTCATGTATATGATCGACCATCTCCATCAGAACGGCATTGGCGTAATTCTCGACTGGGTACCTTCGCACTTCCCGTCTGACGCGCACGGGCTTTCATATTTTGACGGCACCTGTCTCTTTGAGCATTCAGACCCGAAGAAGGGTTTTCACCAGGAATGGAAGAGCTACATCTTTAATTACGGCAGGAACGAGGTGAGAAATTTCCTGATAAGCAGCGCCCTCTTCTGGCTCGATAAATATCACATCGACGGGATAAGGGTGGATGCAGTTGCTTCGATGCTCTATCTCGACTACGCGAGGAAGGAAGGCGAATGGATACCGAATATATACGGCGGAAATGAAGACCTGGAGGCGGTCAGTTTTTTGAAGAGATTCAACGAAGCGGTTTATACAGCCTTCCCGGATGTTCAGACCATTGCCGAAGAGTCAACAGCCTGGCCCATGGTCTCAAAGCCTGTTTACGTAGGCGGCCTCGGGTTCGGGATGAAATGGAATATGGGGTGGATGCATGACACGCTGAAATATTTTTCCCACGACCCTGTCCACCGTAAATATCAGCATAACCAGATCACCTTCAGCATCTGGTATTCATTTTTTGAGAACTTCGTCCTGCCGATCTCGCATGACGAGGTCGTTCACGGCAAGGGAGCGCTCATCGGCAAGATGCCGGGAGATGAGTGGCAGAGCTCGGCAAACCTCAGGCTTCTCTTAGGGTACATGTACGGCCATCCGGGGAAGAAACTCCTCTTCATGGGATGCGAGTTTGCACAGTGGAAAGAGTGGGAGCATAATGAGAGCCTTGAATGGCACGCGCTTCAATACCCTTCACATCAGGGGATACAGAAATGGGTGAAGGATCTGAACCATCTTTACATGAGAGAGCCGTCGCTTCATGAGATAGACTTTTCAAACGAGGGGTTTGAATGGATCGATTCTCAGAACTGGGAAGAGAGCATCCTGGTCTTCACCAGAAAGGGAAGGTCATCCGGCGATATATTTCTGGTTGTGTGCAACCTCACTCCCGTACCGAGATTTAACTACCGTGTGGGAGTCCCGAGAGGGGGCTGGTGGAGAGAACTTTTAAACAGCGACGCCCCGATATACGGCGGAAGCGGCCTTGGGAATTCCGGCGGAGCCAACGCTGACGAGGCCCCCATGCACGGAAAAGGCTGCTCTCTTTCTTTGACATTGCCTCCGCTCAGCGTTTTATTCTTTAAGAGCTGAAAGATAAATAATGGATAGATACATCTGCATACACGGACATTTCTACCAGCCGCCGCGAGAAAACCCATGGCTTGAAGAGGTTGAGCTTCAGGACGGGGCATATCCGTATCATGACTGGAACGAGAGGATAACCGCTGAATGCTACGCCCCGAACGCCGCGTCCCGCATACTCGACCCGGAAGAAAGGATTATCGAGATAGTCAATGTCTATTCAAAGAGCAGCTTCAACTTCGGCCCTTCCCTCCTGACATGGCTGCAGAGGCGCAAGCCTGATGTCTATGAGGCGATACTTGAGGCGGACAGGCTGAGTATAGGAAGATTCTCAGGCCACGGCTCTGCCATTGCTCAGGCATACAGCCACATGATACTGCCTCTTGCCAATAAACGTGACATGCGCACACAGATAATCTGGGGGATAAAGGATTTTGAGAAACGGTTCAAGAGGTTTCCCGAAGGCATGTGGCTTCCGGAGACCGCGGTCAATACAGAGACGCTTGAAGTGCTCGCTGAGCTCGGAATAAAGTTCACCATTCTTTCGCCTCGTCAGGCGCAAAGGATACGCAAAAGAGACACCCCGAATTGGCTTGATGTAAGCGGTGAAAGGATAGACCCGACGATGCCGTATCTCTGCATGCTCCCGTCAGGCAGAAGCATTAACATCTTTTTCTATGACGGCCCTATCGCGCAGGAGGTCTCTTTCGCGAACCTGCTGAAGAACGGCGAGGGCTTTGCCAACAAACTGCTCTCCGCATTTAACAGCCAGAGAAACCGGCCTCAGCTTGTGCATATCGCCACTGATGGAGAGAACTACGGGCACCACCACCGCTTCGGAGACATGGCGCTCTCTTACTGCCTGCATTATATCGAGTCAAACAGCCTCGCAAAGATAACAAATTACGGCGAGTATCTTGCAAAACACCCGCCGACACATGTAGTTGAGATATATGAAAACTCTTCATGGAGCTGCATCCATGGCGTTGAAAGATGGAGAAGCAGCTGCGGGTGCAACACAGGGATGCATCATGACTGGAACCAGAAGTGGAGAAGGCCGTTAAGGGACGCGATGGACAGCCTCAGGGACACTCTCGTTCAGGTTTTTGAGAATGAGGCGTCAAATTACTTTAAAGACCCGTGGGGCGCGAGGAACGGTTACATAGACGCGGTATTTGACAGGTCTGTGCCGAATGTAGAGAAGTATCTTGAAAGCCATGCGAGCAAAAAACTTGCCAAAGATGAAAAGGTGAAGGCCCTCGGCCTTCTTGAGATGCAGAGAAACGCCATGCTCATGTACACGAGCTGCGGCTGGTTCTTTGATGATGTATCAGGCATTGAGGGAGTTCAGATAATGCAGTATGCCTCAAGGGCTATGCAATACGCAGAGGACATCTTCGGGCTTAAACTTGAGCCTGAATACCTGAAGAAACTCGGCGAGACCCCGAGCAACGTCTTCGGGAACGCCGCAAAAGTCTATGACCTCTACGTAAAACCGGCAAGGACCGACCTGCTCAGGGTTGGCGCGCACTACGGCATCTCCTCCTTCTTTGAGAGATACAATTCACACATAGAGTTGTTCTGCTACCTCGCGGAAAACGTGGCATATAACAAAACAGAAGCAGGCAAGCTGAAGCTCGCCACCGGAAAGGCGGTCATACGATCCAATATAACATGGGAAGAAAAGACTATAAATTTCGCCGTGCTCCATCTCGGCGACCACAATATCAGCGGCGGGGCTGAAGATTTTATCGGGGATGAAGACTTCTCAGCCATGCAGAACGAGCTGCATACCGCGTTTGACAGAGGCGATATGCATGAGGTCATAAGGTTCATGGACAAGCATTTCGGCGGCAACATCTATTCGATCTGGCACCTCTTTAAAGACGAGCAGAGAAAGATCCTGAACCAGATACTGCGTCTGACATATGAAAGCATCGAGGCCTCCTACCGCCAGATATATGAGAACCACTACGCAGTAATGAACTTCTTTCACAGCCTGCACGTCAGGCTGCCAAGGCCTTTTGCAGCCGCAACAGAGTATATACTCAATACCGACCTTAAAAAGATCTTTGATACCGGGGAAGAACTTGACCTTGAGAAGCTGAAGAGTTTGGCGGATGAGGCTTTAAAATGGTCTCTGAAGATAGACTCCGCAACGATCGGCTTCTCGATCAGCTCATGGGTAAATAACCTCATGGAGAAACTCAGCCATGACCCTGAAGACCTGCGCCTCTTTGAATTGATAGATAACGCATTCAGGATACTGAACCCCTTATCACTGGCCATGGACCTCTGGAAGGCGCAAAACCTGTACTTCATGATCTCCAGAAAAACATACATCACCATGAAAGAGAGGGCCAAAGGCGGCGATGAATTCGCAAAGAGATGGGTAGAGGCATTTAGAAAGTTAGGCTATTATCTTCATATCAAGGTCACCTGATGAAACGCGGCAGCGGCATCCTTCTTCATGTCACATCCCTCCCTTCAGCCTATGGCATAGGAGACCTCGGGCCGGCTGCTTATTTATTCGCTGACTTTCTTGCTCAGGCAGGGCAGAGATACTGGCAGATACTCCCGCTGACCCCGATATGCCCGGCGTATGGAAATTCCCCTTACAGCAGTTTTTCCGCGTTTGCAGGAAATCACCTTCTGATAAGCCCTGAACTAATGGCAAGGGACGGCTTTCTCGCTGAGTCTGACATCCAAAACCCTCCGGCATTTCCCAAGGACAGGGTGGATTACAACAAAGCCGCTGAATACAAAGACGCGTTATTCAGCCTTGCCTTTGAAAAAATAAAAGATGCCCTGCTTCACCATCATGATTTCCAGAGTTTTTGCCGGGAGAACGCATACTGGCTTGATGACTACTGCCTTTTCGTTTCAATAAAAAAACACTTTAACGGCATCGACTGGAGCAGATGGCCTGAGGAACTGAAGGACAGAAATGAAGATGCTTTAAGTGAATGGGCAGGAAGATCAGGCGGCATGATATTGAAGTTGAAATTCCTGCAGTATCTCTTTTTCAGGCAGTGGCAGTCCTTGAAGAATCACTGCGAAGGCAGAGGCATAAAGATATTCGGGGACATCCCGATCTATGTAAATTATGACAGCTCGGATGTATGGGCAAACCCGGACATATTCACGTTGGATGAAGAGAAGAAGCCCTCGCTTGTCGCAGGCGTGCCTCCTGATTATTTCAGTGAGACAGGCCAGTTATGGGGCCATCCGCTTTATAACTGGGACGCGCTTAAAGAGAGCGGATACTCATGGTGGATAAAAAGGATAGAGCACAATCTGAAGCTCCTTCACCTCTTCAGGCTTGACCATTTCCGGGGTTTTGTCGGCTACTGGGCGGTTCAGGCAGGCGAGAAGACGGCTGTTAACGGAAGATGGATCGCTGCTCCTGCTGATGATTTCTTTAACACGCTCTTAAAACATCTGCCGCGACTACCCATCATTGCCGAAGACCTCGGTATCATCACCCCTGATGTGACAGAGATAATGAACAGGTTCGGGTTCCCCGGCATGAAGGTGCTTCTTTTCGCCTTCGGGGAAGATATTGCTGCCAACCCGTATGCTCCGCACAACCACGTCAAAAACTGCGTGGTCTACACCGGCACTCATGACAACAACACGATCAAGGGATGGTTCAAAAATGAGGTGGATGCTGAAGGGAAAAAGAGGATATCCGATTATATCGGCCATAAGGCATCATTAAGAACTATCCACAATGAGATCATCAGGATTGCCATGATGTCTGTCGCAGACACGGTTATCATCCCGATGCAGGATATTCTCGGCCTCGGTGAAAAAGAGAGGATGAACATACCCGGTATTACGTTAGGCAACTGGGAATGGAGGCTTTCAGCAGAACAGTTGACCCCTGCACTTATAAAACATATGAACGACATGGCCAAGCTGTATGGAAGGTCATCTGTATGATATTATGTATAATAATCCAATGTCATTCCGGCTTGTCCGGAATCTTTTCCTGATAAATAATAAAGAATGATTCCGGACAAGCCGGAATGACACAAAAAGGATAAGATATGGCGCATCCTAAAATTCTTGCGATAATCATGGCAGGAGGAAGAGGCAATCGGCTCTTTCCCCTCACATTCGAGCGTTCCAAACCGTCCGTGCCCTTCGGAGGGAGCTACAGGATAATTGACTTTGTCCTGAGCAACATGATCAATTCAAAGATATTCTCCAACTACCTCCTCGTCCAGTATAAGTCCCAGTCGCTCATCGAACACGTACGTGCGAACTGGGTTCTCTCTTCCGTTATCCAGGAACACTTCGTCACTGTCGTGCCTCCTCAGATGAGGCTTGGCCCCGACTGGTTTCTCGGCACCGCGGACGCTGTCTTTCAGAATCTGAACCTCATACGCCTTCATAAACCTGAGATGGTCGCGGTCTTCGGAGCGGACCACATATACCGCATGAACATACGGCAGATGATAGATTTTCATATGGAACATAATGCAGAGGTTTCAGTGGCAGCCAGGCCTGTCCCCATATCAGAGGGGAGCCAGTTCGGAATTATCGCCGCAGACCCTGACGGCAGAATAAGAAGTTTTGAGGAAAAGCCGGCAAACCCCACGCCCATATCCGATGACCCTGATAACGCATACTGCTCCATGGGCAATTATATCTTCAATACAGATACACTGATCGAGGCGTTGAGGGAAACGCATCAGAAGAAGGAATATGACTTCGGCTCGCATGTGCTGCCCAACCTTCTTAAAAAC
This region includes:
- the malQ gene encoding 4-alpha-glucanotransferase; protein product: MMKRGSGILLHVTSLPSAYGIGDLGPAAYLFADFLAQAGQRYWQILPLTPICPAYGNSPYSSFSAFAGNHLLISPELMARDGFLAESDIQNPPAFPKDRVDYNKAAEYKDALFSLAFEKIKDALLHHHDFQSFCRENAYWLDDYCLFVSIKKHFNGIDWSRWPEELKDRNEDALSEWAGRSGGMILKLKFLQYLFFRQWQSLKNHCEGRGIKIFGDIPIYVNYDSSDVWANPDIFTLDEEKKPSLVAGVPPDYFSETGQLWGHPLYNWDALKESGYSWWIKRIEHNLKLLHLFRLDHFRGFVGYWAVQAGEKTAVNGRWIAAPADDFFNTLLKHLPRLPIIAEDLGIITPDVTEIMNRFGFPGMKVLLFAFGEDIAANPYAPHNHVKNCVVYTGTHDNNTIKGWFKNEVDAEGKKRISDYIGHKASLRTIHNEIIRIAMMSVADTVIIPMQDILGLGEKERMNIPGITLGNWEWRLSAEQLTPALIKHMNDMAKLYGRSSV
- a CDS encoding DUF3536 domain-containing protein, coding for MDRYICIHGHFYQPPRENPWLEEVELQDGAYPYHDWNERITAECYAPNAASRILDPEERIIEIVNVYSKSSFNFGPSLLTWLQRRKPDVYEAILEADRLSIGRFSGHGSAIAQAYSHMILPLANKRDMRTQIIWGIKDFEKRFKRFPEGMWLPETAVNTETLEVLAELGIKFTILSPRQAQRIRKRDTPNWLDVSGERIDPTMPYLCMLPSGRSINIFFYDGPIAQEVSFANLLKNGEGFANKLLSAFNSQRNRPQLVHIATDGENYGHHHRFGDMALSYCLHYIESNSLAKITNYGEYLAKHPPTHVVEIYENSSWSCIHGVERWRSSCGCNTGMHHDWNQKWRRPLRDAMDSLRDTLVQVFENEASNYFKDPWGARNGYIDAVFDRSVPNVEKYLESHASKKLAKDEKVKALGLLEMQRNAMLMYTSCGWFFDDVSGIEGVQIMQYASRAMQYAEDIFGLKLEPEYLKKLGETPSNVFGNAAKVYDLYVKPARTDLLRVGAHYGISSFFERYNSHIELFCYLAENVAYNKTEAGKLKLATGKAVIRSNITWEEKTINFAVLHLGDHNISGGAEDFIGDEDFSAMQNELHTAFDRGDMHEVIRFMDKHFGGNIYSIWHLFKDEQRKILNQILRLTYESIEASYRQIYENHYAVMNFFHSLHVRLPRPFAAATEYILNTDLKKIFDTGEELDLEKLKSLADEALKWSLKIDSATIGFSISSWVNNLMEKLSHDPEDLRLFELIDNAFRILNPLSLAMDLWKAQNLYFMISRKTYITMKERAKGGDEFAKRWVEAFRKLGYYLHIKVT
- the glgB gene encoding 1,4-alpha-glucan branching protein GlgB — translated: MNELTTNKMAAVIAGVSLFSEEDIYLFKEGNHFRLYDKLGSHLMKADGKDGTLFAVWAPNAEKVSVIGDFNGWDKSSHQLFPRWDGSGIWEGFIPGLLKETVYKYHIVSKFNDYSVDKGDPFAVSSERAPRTASRIWELDYKWEDSGWMKERHKKNALDAPYSIYEVHLGSWRRVPEDGNRYLTYRETAHQLAEYVKEMGFTHVELLPVMEHPFYGSWGYQTVGYFAPTSRYGTPQDFMYMIDHLHQNGIGVILDWVPSHFPSDAHGLSYFDGTCLFEHSDPKKGFHQEWKSYIFNYGRNEVRNFLISSALFWLDKYHIDGIRVDAVASMLYLDYARKEGEWIPNIYGGNEDLEAVSFLKRFNEAVYTAFPDVQTIAEESTAWPMVSKPVYVGGLGFGMKWNMGWMHDTLKYFSHDPVHRKYQHNQITFSIWYSFFENFVLPISHDEVVHGKGALIGKMPGDEWQSSANLRLLLGYMYGHPGKKLLFMGCEFAQWKEWEHNESLEWHALQYPSHQGIQKWVKDLNHLYMREPSLHEIDFSNEGFEWIDSQNWEESILVFTRKGRSSGDIFLVVCNLTPVPRFNYRVGVPRGGWWRELLNSDAPIYGGSGLGNSGGANADEAPMHGKGCSLSLTLPPLSVLFFKS
- a CDS encoding glucose-1-phosphate adenylyltransferase; amino-acid sequence: MAHPKILAIIMAGGRGNRLFPLTFERSKPSVPFGGSYRIIDFVLSNMINSKIFSNYLLVQYKSQSLIEHVRANWVLSSVIQEHFVTVVPPQMRLGPDWFLGTADAVFQNLNLIRLHKPEMVAVFGADHIYRMNIRQMIDFHMEHNAEVSVAARPVPISEGSQFGIIAADPDGRIRSFEEKPANPTPISDDPDNAYCSMGNYIFNTDTLIEALRETHQKKEYDFGSHVLPNLLKNNAKLFAYDFADNIIPGTKPYEEKGYWRDVGTIKSFWDAHQDMLGEKPAFEIQNDLWPIHPSRSALPAAKILAGDITNSLIAEGTVVKNARIINSVIRRGAVIEDGVEVKDSIIMDHVVLKKGCRLNKVIVDSYNVIEEDVHIGIGSEKPYWRAYTDPSGITVIGSEKRTAIL